The nucleotide sequence CCAATGTTACCTGGACGTCCTCAAATACCGGCGTTGCGACAGTGTCCGGCGGTACAGTCAAGGCAGTCGGAGCCGGTACGGCGACCATTACCGCAAGCGCAGGCGGAAAGTCGGCAAGCTGTACGGTAACGGTTACTTCCACAGTAACTGGAATCAGTCTGAATAAAACGTCCATGTCTTTGACAAGCGGTTCAAGCGAGACGCTGACAGCTACCATTACGCCTTCTTCCGCATCAGCCAATGTTACCTGGACGTCCTCAAATACCGGCGTTGCGACAGTGTCCGGAGGCACAGTCAAGGCAGTCGGAGCCGGTACGGCGACCATTACCGCAAGCGCAGGCGGAAAGTCGGCAAGCTGTACAGTAACGGTGAGCGCGATTAACAGGGGGGAGGAAGCATTCCGGTTTTTAGTTAACTATGTAAAAACTCATGCTTACAATGTAAAAGGCGGCATATATTATAACAGCCTGTACAGTTCCTGTTTTTTGATGTATGATACCGAAACAGACACCCTGACGTTTGCATATCTGTCGGAGGACGATACTGTTTACAGTTATATAGACATCAGCAATTCGCTCAAAAAACCATACACTGGATATTACCATAATACATCCGGTGAGTTATTGCAAGGGCGCGCAAATGTGGATCCCACTCAGGTGAAACAAGGAGGCACTCTGCCTTTTGCTTCATGGTCAGGTGAATCCTGGATGAGACCACACTCCGAGAAATTATTCTGTGATATTGTATATACTATATTGATGTGCTATGAACTTGATGTACTTAGCGGTACCGGCTATTCCATGGCTGACTTAGGCTTTACGGGCTTATACGAATAAGACCCACATATCTTTTTCGGCAGTTTTTCTAGGTGATGACAGTTGCTGTAACGCCATCGTATGCGCATAGACCCGTTATAAGGTGGTATACGATGGCATAGGAAAGGCTGTAGTTCAGGAATTGCGACATTTACTATACAATTTTGATAATAAAGCAGATGATAATCAGAGAGTAGAAACGGAATCCATAAGATAATCAAAAACGTCTCCGAACCAATAGATTCAGAGGCGTTTTTTATACCGTATTAACTTCCAATACATACCATCACATATTAAATATAAAATTATGTAAAACACATATGCTTTGTCAGCAATACCTGGTAGACTACAGAAGACTCAAAACTAAGAGAACCAGAGATATATTTACTGTAAAAAAGCTGCCGGAAATTTATAAACAGATGCGTGAATTGATAAAGTGTCCATAACGGGCGCAGCCCATATTGCTTTCCAAACAAAACCCCGAGGCGGTCAAAATCGACTGTCTCGGGGTTGCTTATGATATAATTATTACTTATACGAATCTTTGAGTATCTGAATCCTTTGCTCCTTCGTTATCTTTGCGGGGTCGGCGTTTAAGGTGTAGATGTTCGTCTTGAACGCGTTGTCAACGTATTCTTCGAAGCGGTCGGGAGTTATGCCGTAGTCGCTCATCTTTAAGTCGGCAACGCCGCAGTCTTCAATAAGTTTTGCGAGCGCGTCAACGAAGTCCATGGCCTTCGAAGCATCTTTTACGCCCATGGCCTTCGCCATGTTTATCATCTTTTCATCGCACGCGCCGAGATCGGCAAGCAGCTTGTAGTAAGCCACGCTCATCATGATAAGGCCCGCGCCGTGCGGAAGATCGGGGTGATATGCACTTAACGCATGCTCAAGACCGTGGTTTCCGGCAAGAAGCGTGAGCGCTTCGACTATGCCCGCAAGCGTGGAGCCCAAAGCCACGTCTTCGCGCGCCTGAGCGTTCGAGCCGTCGGCTACGGCTGCGGCAAGGCCCTTTGCGATATATTCTATTGATTTAAGCGAATATATCTGGCTGTTGAAGTTAGAGTATGTGCTTATGTAGCCCTCTGTAGCATGGAAGAGCGCGTCGAAGCCCTGATAAGCCGTAAGCTTCGGCGGAACGCTCATCATAAGGTCGGGGTCGACTATGGCGATGGTGGGGAAGGTGTCCTCGTTGCCCATGCCGATCTTTTCGTTCTGCTCGTTCGTCGCAACGCCCCACTGATCGGCC is from Clostridia bacterium and encodes:
- a CDS encoding iron-containing alcohol dehydrogenase translates to MVKFKFFVPTKIFFGRGQLNEMHKRGLPGKKALIVISSGKSVRVNGYLARVEEQLDRAGIEHVIYDKVKTNPRSVDIEEGARFARENGCDVIVGLGDGSSIDTAKLIALLAANEGSLWDYAIGGTGKRTMAKNKALPIIAIPTTAGTGTEADQWGVATNEQNEKIGMGNEDTFPTIAIVDPDLMMSVPPKLTAYQGFDALFHATEGYISTYSNFNSQIYSLKSIEYIAKGLAAAVADGSNAQAREDVALGSTLAGIVEALTLLAGNHGLEHALSAYHPDLPHGAGLIMMSVAYYKLLADLGACDEKMINMAKAMGVKDASKAMDFVDALAKLIEDCGVADLKMSDYGITPDRFEEYVDNAFKTNIYTLNADPAKITKEQRIQILKDSYK
- a CDS encoding Ig domain-containing protein; translation: NVTWTSSNTGVATVSGGTVKAVGAGTATITASAGGKSASCTVTVTSTVTGISLNKTSMSLTSGSSETLTATITPSSASANVTWTSSNTGVATVSGGTVKAVGAGTATITASAGGKSASCTVTVSAINRGEEAFRFLVNYVKTHAYNVKGGIYYNSLYSSCFLMYDTETDTLTFAYLSEDDTVYSYIDISNSLKKPYTGYYHNTSGELLQGRANVDPTQVKQGGTLPFASWSGESWMRPHSEKLFCDIVYTILMCYELDVLSGTGYSMADLGFTGLYE